A DNA window from Phragmites australis chromosome 11, lpPhrAust1.1, whole genome shotgun sequence contains the following coding sequences:
- the LOC133884921 gene encoding UDP-galactose/UDP-glucose transporter 5-like isoform X1, whose translation MADAVAVTVAVAGRDKDKEDRRRWAARCGLSVLGIMSTLLVYGVLQEKIMRVPYGAEKEFFRYSLFLVFCNRITTSMVSALVLLASKKSLDPVAPIHNYCVISVSNILTTTCQYEALKYVSFPVQTLAKCAKMIPVMIWGTIIMRKKYGGKDYFFAVIVTLGCSLFILYPIQASMDVSPFNKGRESTVWGVSLMLGYLGFDGFTSTFQDKLFKGYDMEIHNQIFYTTMCSCLLSLTGLILQNHLIPAVDFMFRHPDCFSDVVILSSVATASQFFISYTIRTFGALTFATIMTTRQLVSILLSCVWFVHPLSWMQWVGAAIVFGALYTKSFLRSKPQRPAATSPSHGSSPSSANNS comes from the exons ATGGCGGACGCGGTGGCtgtgacggtggcggtggcggggaGGGATAAGGACAAGGAGGACCGCCGCCGCTGGGCGGCCAGGTGCGGCCTCTCCGTCCTCGGCATCATGAGCACCCTCCTCGTCTACGGCGTCCTCCAG GAAAAAATCATGAGAGTTCCCTATGGAGCCGAGAAGGAGTTCTTTAGATACTCCCTTTTTCTTGTATTCTGCAACCGTATCACTACATCAATGGTGTCTGCACTGGTGTTACTG GCAAGTAAGAAATCCTTGGACCCTGTTGCTCCAATCCACAATTATTGTGTTATCTCTGTATCAAATATACTTACCACAACTTGCCAGTATGAG GCACTCAAGTATGTGAGTTTCCCTGTCCAAACGCTTGCCAAATGTGCGAAGATGATACCTGTCATG ATTTGGGGCACAATAATAATGAGAAAGAAGTACGGTGGAAAAGATTACTTCTTTGCAGTCATTGTAACTCTGGGTTGCTCTTTGTTCATTCTATACCC GATACAGGCTTCGATGGATGTCAGTCCATTCAATAAAGGCAGAGAAAGCACTGTTTGGGGTGTTTCACTCATGCTTGGTTATCTTGG ATTTGATGGGTTCACAAGCACGTTCCAAGATAAACTCTTTAAAGGGTATGACATGGAAATACACAACCAGATATTCTACACGACAATGTGCTCTTGTCTTCTAAGTTTAACCG GACTTATTCTCCAGAATCATCTGATTCCAGCTGTAGACTTTATGTTTCGTCATCCAGATTGCTTCTCTGATGTCGTAATCCTATCCAGC GTTGCAACAGCAAGTCAGTTCTTCATATCCTACACCATTCGAACATTTGGGGCTCTCACATTTGCTACCATAATGACAACTAGACAG TTGGTGAGTATATTGCTGTCCTGCGTCTGGTTTGTACATCCTCTCAGCTGGATGCAGTGGGTTGGCGCA GCCATTGTATTCGGAGCCCTGTACACAAAAAGCTTCTTGAGAAGTAAACCCCAGAGGCCAGCGGCTACAAGCCCGTCACACGGTTCAAGCCCAAGTTCTGCTAACAACAGTTGA
- the LOC133884921 gene encoding UDP-galactose/UDP-glucose transporter 5-like isoform X2 has translation MADAVAVTVAVAGRDKDKEDRRRWAARCGLSVLGIMSTLLVYGVLQEKIMRVPYGAEKEFFRYSLFLVFCNRITTSMVSALVLLASKKSLDPVAPIHNYCVISVSNILTTTCQYEALKYVSFPVQTLAKCAKMIPVMIWGTIIMRKKYGGKDYFFAVIVTLGCSLFILYPASMDVSPFNKGRESTVWGVSLMLGYLGFDGFTSTFQDKLFKGYDMEIHNQIFYTTMCSCLLSLTGLILQNHLIPAVDFMFRHPDCFSDVVILSSVATASQFFISYTIRTFGALTFATIMTTRQLVSILLSCVWFVHPLSWMQWVGAAIVFGALYTKSFLRSKPQRPAATSPSHGSSPSSANNS, from the exons ATGGCGGACGCGGTGGCtgtgacggtggcggtggcggggaGGGATAAGGACAAGGAGGACCGCCGCCGCTGGGCGGCCAGGTGCGGCCTCTCCGTCCTCGGCATCATGAGCACCCTCCTCGTCTACGGCGTCCTCCAG GAAAAAATCATGAGAGTTCCCTATGGAGCCGAGAAGGAGTTCTTTAGATACTCCCTTTTTCTTGTATTCTGCAACCGTATCACTACATCAATGGTGTCTGCACTGGTGTTACTG GCAAGTAAGAAATCCTTGGACCCTGTTGCTCCAATCCACAATTATTGTGTTATCTCTGTATCAAATATACTTACCACAACTTGCCAGTATGAG GCACTCAAGTATGTGAGTTTCCCTGTCCAAACGCTTGCCAAATGTGCGAAGATGATACCTGTCATG ATTTGGGGCACAATAATAATGAGAAAGAAGTACGGTGGAAAAGATTACTTCTTTGCAGTCATTGTAACTCTGGGTTGCTCTTTGTTCATTCTATACCCG GCTTCGATGGATGTCAGTCCATTCAATAAAGGCAGAGAAAGCACTGTTTGGGGTGTTTCACTCATGCTTGGTTATCTTGG ATTTGATGGGTTCACAAGCACGTTCCAAGATAAACTCTTTAAAGGGTATGACATGGAAATACACAACCAGATATTCTACACGACAATGTGCTCTTGTCTTCTAAGTTTAACCG GACTTATTCTCCAGAATCATCTGATTCCAGCTGTAGACTTTATGTTTCGTCATCCAGATTGCTTCTCTGATGTCGTAATCCTATCCAGC GTTGCAACAGCAAGTCAGTTCTTCATATCCTACACCATTCGAACATTTGGGGCTCTCACATTTGCTACCATAATGACAACTAGACAG TTGGTGAGTATATTGCTGTCCTGCGTCTGGTTTGTACATCCTCTCAGCTGGATGCAGTGGGTTGGCGCA GCCATTGTATTCGGAGCCCTGTACACAAAAAGCTTCTTGAGAAGTAAACCCCAGAGGCCAGCGGCTACAAGCCCGTCACACGGTTCAAGCCCAAGTTCTGCTAACAACAGTTGA